One Chaetodon trifascialis isolate fChaTrf1 chromosome 21, fChaTrf1.hap1, whole genome shotgun sequence genomic window carries:
- the rnf40 gene encoding E3 ubiquitin-protein ligase BRE1B isoform X1 produces MSGAGGGKRPSGGDSPPGPPEKKSKKEEKTTTTLIEPIRIAGVSSTEEMDMKVLQFKNKKLCERLEQRQAMEDELREKIEKLEKRQATDDTTLLIVNRYWSQLEESVQVLRKRIEPETPVTSTPAPPSAPLPDPMPMEEDSVTLASPTSVVPPPPLPEAQNEGEHAEQQQQEESQEEPQEEQQPQPPPPTGSEELLMPTEPPQDSTTDASPPPPPLSENAKGFLATLEHSSEEELTLHLQDRMKFSKEAIACLVCVFDRLHSRINNMCEHVQAAACEDDSQSDIININHTLLEENSRLRDLATLLQGRHHKMSMEYNELVDKVTSSETKVSEMETTVEDLQWDIEKLRNREQKLNKHLAEAMEQLKSGYSSTGSSGGLPGGQITLNIQKFESLNAELEHNQELANSRMAELEKLQLELQEAVRESEKLKMDLRNIPEEVVKETLEYKCLQSQFSLLYNESLGVKTQLDEARALLLTAKNAHLRQIEHMESDELSLQKKLRTEVIQLEDTLAQVRKEYEMLRIEFEQNLAANEQAGPINREMRHLISSLQNHNLQLKGDVQRYKRKLRETQMEINKLRCQSGDTGVLILEETTSDSIDVKKEEDEDQEEEEERRKELERQRAREREREREAERERERERERERQRSDELKRKDSDTLKMLRVELKKAQESQKEMKLLLDMYKSAPKEQRDKVQLMAAERKSKAEVCSLVDELRMRVRELEERERKESKKLADEDALRKIRVAEETIEHLQKKLAATKQEEEALLSEMDVTGQAFEDMQEQNSRLLQQLREKDDANFKLMSERIKSNQIYKLLKEEKEELADQVLTFKTQVDAQLLVVQKLEEKEGVLQSTLATLEKELSVRTQALELNKRKAVEAAQLAEDLKVQLEHTQAKLKEIQVSVAENRTARERESSNLKRAQEDLSRLRRKLEKQKKVEVYSDADEILQEEINQYKAKLRCPCCNTRDKETVLTKCFHVFCYECLKMRYDTRQRKCPKCNCAFGANDFHRIYIT; encoded by the exons ATGTCAGGTGCTGGGGGAGGAAAACGGCCCTCAGGAGGGGACAGCCCCCCTGGCCCACCtgagaagaaaagcaagaaagaggagaagaccACCACCACTCTCATTGAGCCGATACGCATAGCTGGAGTCTCCTCTACG GAGGAAATGGACATGAAGGTTCTCCAGTTCAAGAATAAGAAGCTGTGTGAGCGCTTGGAGCAGAGACAGGCGATGGAAGATGAGTTACGAGAGAAAATTGAGAAACTGGAGAAGAGACAAGCCACTGATGACACCACCCTGCTGATTGTTAACCGGTACTGGTCGCAG TTGGAAGAGAGTGTACAGGTTTTACGCAAACGTATTGAGCCAGAAACTCCGGTGACATCTACACCTGCCCCACCCTCAGCCCCTCTACCTGACCCCATGCCAATGGAGGAAGATAGTGTCACCCTGGCCTCGCCAACATCTGTcgtgcctcctcctcctctcccagaGGCCCAGAATGAGGGGGaacatgcagagcagcagcagcaggaggagagtcAGGAGGAGcctcaggaggagcagcagccaCAGCCCCCACCTCCTACTGGGTCAGAGGAGTTGTTGATGCCCACAGAACCACCACAGGACTCAACAACAG ATGCATCgccgccccctcctcccctcagtgAGAATGCCAAGGGTTTCCTGGCTACATTGGAGCACAGCAGCGAGGAGGAGCTCACCCTGCACCTCCAAGACCGCATGAAGTTCAGCAAGGAAGCCATTGCCTGCCTCGTCTGTGTCTTTGACAGGCTGCACAGCCGCATCAACAACATGTGCGAGCACGTCCAGGCTGCAG CATGTGAGGACGATAGCCAGTCTGACATCATCAATATAAACCACactctgctggaggagaacagTCGACTGCGAGACCTGGCCACTCTCCTGCAGGGCCGACATCATAAGATGTCCATGGAG TACAATGAGTTAGTGGATAAGGTGACCAGCTCTGAGACCAAGGTGTCTGAGATGGAGACAACAGTGGAGGACCTGCAGTGGGACATTGAGAAACTCCGCAATAGGGAACAAAAGCTCAATAAACATCTTGCAGAGGCCATGGAACAG CTAAAGTCTGGATACAGCAGCACTGGCAGCTCAGGTGGGCTACCTGGAGGCCAGATCACACTGAACATTCAGAAG tttgaGAGTCTCAATGCAGAGTTGGAGCACAACCAGGAGTTGGCCAATAGCCGCATGGCAGAGTTGGAGAAACTGCAGTTGGAGCTCCAGGAAGCTGTAAGGGAGAGCGAGAAGCTCAAG ATGGACTTGAGGAATATTCCAGAAGAGGTTGTGAAGGAGACTCTAGAGTACAAATGTCTGCAGTCCCAATTCTCCCTGCTGTACAATGAGTCTCTCGGGGTAAAAACCCAGCTGGACGAGGCACGGGCCCTCCTGCTCACTGCCAAGAACGCCCACCTCAGACAGATTGAGCACATGGAG AGTGATGAGCTGTCCCTTCAGAAGAAGCTGCGGACTGAGGTCATCCAGCTGGAGGATACCCTGGCCCAGGTGCGCAAAGAGTACGAGATGCTGCGTATCGAGTTTGAACAGAACCTGGCAGCCAACGAGCAAGCAG GACCAATCAACAGGGAGATGCGACACTTAATCAGCAGCCTTCAGAACCACAACCTGCAGTTGAAAGGCGACGTGCAGCGCTATAAGAGGAAGTTGCGGGAAACACAGATGGAGATCAACAAG TTGCGTTGTCAGAGCGGCGACACAGGGGTTCTGATCCTGGAGGAGACGACGAGCGACAGCATCGatgtgaagaaagaggaggatgaagaccaggaggaggaggaggagaggaggaaggaactGGAGAGACAGCGGGcccgggagagagagagggagagggaggccgAGCGAGAACGAGAGAGggagcgtgagagagagaggcagcgcAGCGACGAGCTGAAGAGGAAGGACTCGGACACACTGAAGATGCTCAGAGTCGAACTCAA GAAGGCCCAGGAGTCCCAGAAAGAGATGAAGCTCTTATTGGACATGTATAAGTCGGCTCCAAAGGAGCAGAGGGACAAAGTGCAGCTCATGGCTGCTGAACGCAAATCTAAAGCTGAGGTTTGTTCTTTG GTGGATGAGTTGAGGATGCGGGTGCGAGAActggaagagagggagaggaaggaaagcaaGAAGCTGGCCGACGAAGACGCCCTCAGGAAGATCCGAGTGGCAGAAGAGACCATCGAGCATCTGCAGAAAAAGCTGGCTGCCACCAAGCAG gaggaggaagcccTGTTAAGTGAGATGGATGTAACCGGCCAGGCCTTCGAGGACATGCAGGAGCAGAACAGCCGTCTTCTGCAGCAGTTAAGGGAGAAAGACGACGCCAATTTCAAGCTGATGAGTGAGCGGATCAAATCCAACCAGATATACAAGctgctgaaagaggagaaggaggagctggctgaccAAGTTCTCACATTCAAAACCCAG GTGGATGCCCAGCTGTTAGTTGTGCAGAAGCTTGAAGAAAAAGAGGGCGTCCTCCAGAGCACACTTGCCACTCTGGAAAAAGAGCTGTCCGTCCGGACGCAAGCACTAGAACTCAACAAGAGGAAG GCGGTGGAGGCTGCCCAGCTGGCAGAGGACCTGAAGGTGCAGCTGGAGCACACGCAGGCCAAGCTTAAAGAGATCCAGGTCTCTGTGGCTGAGAACCGCACGGCCcgggagagggagagcagcaaCCTGAAACGCGCACAG GAGGACCTGTCCAGGCTGAGACGGAAGctggagaaacagaagaaggTGGAGGTGTACTCCGACGCTGATGAgatcctgcaggaggagatcaACCAGTAcaag GCCAAGCTGCGCTGCCCCTGCTGCAACACACGGGACAAGGAGACGGTGCTCACCAAGTGTTTCCACGTGTTCTGCTACGAATGTCTGAAGATGCGTTACGACACCCGACAGAGGAAGTGCCCCAAGTGCAACTGTGCCTTCGGAGCCAACGACTTTCACCGCATCTACATCACCTAA